The Silvibacterium dinghuense DNA window GCGGTTCTCGCCCGAGCGCTGCGCCGTGCCCATCACTGCGTAGCCCATGCCGGCCATCGTCGTCTTCACGTCGGCAAAGTCGCGGTTGATGATGCCGGGGATGGTGATGATGTCCGAGATGCCCTGCACGCCCTGGCGCAGCACATCGTCTGCGATGCGGAAGGACTCGAAGAAGCCCGCATCCTTGGCAACCGCCAGCAGCTTCTCGTTGGGAATCACGATCATCGTGTCCACCGACTCGAGCAGCTCCTGCATGCCGCGCTCGGCCTGCGCCATGCGGCGCTTGCCCTCGAAGCTGAAAGGCCGTGTCACCACCGCAACCGTAAGCGCACCCATTTCGCTGGCCAGCGAAGCGATGACCGGAGCTGCGCCCGTACCCGTGCCGCCGCCCAGGCCAGCCGTCACGAACACCATGTCCGCGCCTTCGAGCGCCTCGATGATCTTTTCCGAGTCTTCCAGCGCCGCACGGCGGCCGATATCCGGATTCGCGCCCGCGCCCAGGCCGCTGGTCAGCTTGGTCCCGAGCTGGAGCTTCACCGGCGCTTCCGAAAGCTGGAGCGCCTGACGGTCGGTGTTGGCGGCGATGAACTCGACGCCCTCGACCCGCGCCTGAATCATGCGGTTGACTGCGTTGCCACCACCACCGCCGACACCGATGACCTTGATCCTGGCTCCGCGCGGAACCTCGTCAAAATACTGAATGCGAATTTCTTCCGGGTAACTCATCGGCTCCGACTCCTTCTCCATCCTCGACTGCTGAAATACGTTCCTGCCAGATTCCTTACGACTGAAACTCGTTTACAAACTTCCTGCAAAAATCGCGCGCAGCTTGGCGCGCAGGCTGTTGTCTTCCGCCGCACGGATGATGCTGGTGCGATGGGTATAAAGCAGGGCGCCGATCAGCGCCGAACACTCCGGCTGCGCCAGCTCCTCGGGCATCTTCGAGAGCGGCACCGGCGAGCCGATACGAGCCGGCACACGCAACAGGCTCTCCGCCGTGTCGAGCAGGCCGGGCAGGCGCGCGCCGCCGCCGGTGAGCACGCATCCGGCGCCCAGCGCCTCCAGCACGCCACCCTGGCGAAGGTTATCGCGCAGCATATGGAAGAGCTCACGGGCGCGCGGCTCCAGAATCTCGCACACCAGCCGCTGGCGCACCGTGCGCGGAGCATAGCCGGGCATGCCGGTCAGCTCGATCTCCGCGCTCTGCGAAACGGCCGTAACCACGGCATGCCCGTAGTGGCACTTGATCCACTCCGCCTCCGGCGGCGTCACATGCAGACCGGCAGCGAGGTCGTTCGTAAAGTGGTCGCCGCCGATGGGAATCACCGAGGTATGCGCCACCGAGCCCTCGAAGAAGACGATCAACTCGCTGGTCGCCGCACCGATGTCGAGCAGGCAGACACCCAGCTCGCGCTCGTCGGCAGAGATGGTGGACTCCGCCGCGGCCACGGCTTCGAAGACCGATTCCGTCACCTCGAGCCCGGCCCGGTTGGCGCAGGTCACAATGCTCTGCTGCGCGCCGGCCGAGCAGGTCGCGATATGCAGGTTCACCTCGAGCCGTCCGCCCACCATGCCCACCGGGTCGTGGATATTCGGCTGATCGTCGAGGATGAACTGCTGCGGCAGCAAATGAATGACTTCGCGGTCCTGGGGCAGCGAGACCGAGCGCGCACGGTCGACCGCGGCGCGGACATCTTCGCGCGAAATCTCGCGCAGGCGATTGCCCAAGCTGATACCGCCGCGGCTGTTTACACCGCGAATATGCGGGCCGCCGACCGCGATCACGCATTTTTCAATCGTGGCATCGGCGCGCTTTTCCGCCAGCGTTGCAGCCTTGTTCACGGCCTCGGCCGCGGGCTTCAGCTCGGCGATCACGCCCTTGCGCATGCCGGCGGCATCCACGATGCCGTGGCCGCGATAGCGCAGCGCGCCGTCATGCAGCTCGGCAATCAGCACGCGGGTCTTCGAGCTTCCGGTATCGAGCACGGCAATCAGGTTGTCAGACTTCTGGCTCATCGTGCCGTCCTCCGTA harbors:
- the ftsZ gene encoding cell division protein FtsZ, whose protein sequence is MSYPEEIRIQYFDEVPRGARIKVIGVGGGGGNAVNRMIQARVEGVEFIAANTDRQALQLSEAPVKLQLGTKLTSGLGAGANPDIGRRAALEDSEKIIEALEGADMVFVTAGLGGGTGTGAAPVIASLASEMGALTVAVVTRPFSFEGKRRMAQAERGMQELLESVDTMIVIPNEKLLAVAKDAGFFESFRIADDVLRQGVQGISDIITIPGIINRDFADVKTTMAGMGYAVMGTAQRSGENRAVDAAMAAMASPLLEAGAIDGARGILINISGSSSLKLNEVNEASTLIQNAAHEEANIIFGAVLDESMGDDVKITVIATGFKQGEAPERRERMLNTSLREPISHAHEQVEISSVPARPRFASEESDDESGYTTSARAGVVSEASHEEEPVPVVETAAASVAPEPAIAVAEPPVQPHAVQDAPAAVPDPFADVHQDENGESLDIPAYLRRGNSF
- the ftsA gene encoding cell division protein FtsA, which gives rise to MSQKSDNLIAVLDTGSSKTRVLIAELHDGALRYRGHGIVDAAGMRKGVIAELKPAAEAVNKAATLAEKRADATIEKCVIAVGGPHIRGVNSRGGISLGNRLREISREDVRAAVDRARSVSLPQDREVIHLLPQQFILDDQPNIHDPVGMVGGRLEVNLHIATCSAGAQQSIVTCANRAGLEVTESVFEAVAAAESTISADERELGVCLLDIGAATSELIVFFEGSVAHTSVIPIGGDHFTNDLAAGLHVTPPEAEWIKCHYGHAVVTAVSQSAEIELTGMPGYAPRTVRQRLVCEILEPRARELFHMLRDNLRQGGVLEALGAGCVLTGGGARLPGLLDTAESLLRVPARIGSPVPLSKMPEELAQPECSALIGALLYTHRTSIIRAAEDNSLRAKLRAIFAGSL